One stretch of Oncorhynchus gorbuscha isolate QuinsamMale2020 ecotype Even-year linkage group LG21, OgorEven_v1.0, whole genome shotgun sequence DNA includes these proteins:
- the LOC124007961 gene encoding gastrula zinc finger protein XlCGF26.1-like isoform X1, translating into MSSLNDSPPVKEEEGCWTENEALGLNIVVKEEKEEEDVTVKQEVEVEAVTVKEEEAFRVKEEEDVTVKEDEKEEDAVSGVKKEGEITVTLKDEEDEIGDLFNTRERPDSRYDSGKSPSGEPDPETPKPARQHHCSHCEKSFRWLGNLNRHERTHTGEKPYHCFHCEKRFSRSGDLKVHERTHTGKNPFQCSQCEKSFIQLGSLKEHERIHTGEKPYHCSQCKNSFSRVGALKAHERTHTGEKPFQCSQCKKSFTVLANLKRHERIHTGENPYHCSHCGISFIQLASLKAHEWTHTEEKPFQCSQCRKIFTLLANLKRHERIHTGEKPYHCFQCEKRFSRSGDLKAHEWTHTGEEPFHCSQCGKRFTVLANLKRHERIHTGEKPHHCSHCGMSFIQSRSLKEHEWTHTGEKPFQCSQCGKSFIVLSNLKRHERIHTGEKPFQCSHCGNSFTQRGHLQEHERIHTGEKPYHCSQCKNRFSRVGDLKAHERTHTGEKPFQCSHCRKSFTVLATLKRHERIHTEENPGTEDVDVD; encoded by the exons ATGAGCTCCCTAAACGACTCTCCTCCTGTTAAAGAAGAGGAGGGCTGCTGGACGGAGAATGAAGCTCTGGGGCTGAACATTGTcgtgaaagaggagaaggaagaagaggatgtCACAGTTAAACAAGAAGTAGAAGttgaggctgttacagtgaaagaggaagaagcgttcagagtgaaagaggaggaggatgttacagtaaaagaagatgagaaagaggaggatgccGTTTCTGGAGTGAAGAAGGAAGGGGAGATTACAGTCACATTGAAAGATGAAGAGGATGAGATAGGAGATCTGTTTAACACCA gagagagaccagactctcGCTATGACAGCGGGAAGAGTCCTTCAGGTGAGCCAGACCCAGAGACGCCCAAACCAGCAAGACAACACCACTGCTCCCACTGTGAAAAGAGTTTTCGCTGGTTAGGGAACCTAAATCgccatgagaggacacacactgGAGAAAAGCCATACCACTGCTTCCACTGTGAAAAGAGATTTTCCAGATCAGGGGACTTAAAAGttcatgagaggacacacacaggaaaaaaTCCTTTCCAATGTTCACAGTGTGAAAAGAGTTTTATTCAGTTAGGAAGCCTGAAGgagcatgagagaatacacaccggagaaaagccttaccactgctcccagtgtaaaAATAGTTTTTCACGAGTAGGGGCCCTAAAAGctcatgagaggacacacacaggagaaaagccttttcAATGCTCACAGTGTAAAAAGAGTTTTACTGTGTTAGCTAATCTGAAaaggcatgagagaatacacacaggagaaaatcCTTATCACTGTTCCCACTGTGGAATTAGTTTTATTCAGTTAGCGAGCCTGAAGGCGCAtgagtggacacacacagaaGAAAAGCCTTTCCAGTGTTCCCAGTGTAGAAAGATTTttaccctgttagctaacctgaaaaggcatgagagaatacacacaggagaaaagccttaccactgcttccAATGTGAAAAGAGATTTTCCCGATCAGGGGACCTAAAAGCTCATGAGTGGACACACACGGGAGAAGAACCTTTCCattgttcccagtgtggaaagcgTTTTACTGTCTTAGCTAACCTGAAaaggcatgagagaatacacacaggagaaaagcctcaTCACTGTTCCCACTGTGGAATGAGTTTTATTCAGTCAAGGAGCCTGAAGGAGCATGagtggacacacacaggagaaaagcctttccaatgttcccagtgtggaaagagttttatcGTGTTAAGTAACCTAAAaaggcatgagagaatacacacaggagaaaagccattCCAATGTTCCCATTGTGGAAACAGTTTTACTCAGAGAGGGCACCTACAAGAGCATGAGAGAattcacacaggagaaaagccttaccactgctcccagtgtaaaAATAGATTTTCCCGAGTAGGGGACCTAAAAGctcatgagaggacacacacaggagaaaagcctttccaATGTTCCCATTGTAGAAAGAGTTTTACCGTGTTAGCTACCCTGAAaaggcatgagagaatacacacagaaGAAAATCCGGGcactgaagacgtggatgtcgattaa